ATGCAGGTTGCTGTGAGGTACAAATTACCGACAACGCATTGAAGGTGACCGTTCCCATGATCGTGATGTATCCGACAGATGCACCGGAACAGACTGATAGGTTAGGGCGGTACTCGTTGGAGGTGGCCAGAGACGCAGCGCCGCTGGAGGGGAAATTTAGACTAGTCCTCATTTCACACGGTACAGGCGGTTCACCGCTTGTGTACCGGTCGCTCGCTCGGCATTTGGCGCGCAGCGGCTTTATCGTTGGCCTTCTCGAACATCCATTTAATAACCGCAATGATAATAGTTTGGAAGGTACTGTCCAAAACCTCACCTATCGCCCCCGGCACCTTCGCATGGCAGCCGACTGGTTTTTTGAAGATGAGAGGTTTAAGGAGCTTCTCCAGCCGGGAGGCCATTCGGTCATCGGGCATTCCATGGGGGGCTACACCGCGCTTGCAGCAGCTGGCGGTATCCCGACCTCCTTCCCTAATGAGAGCCCGGATGGGAAGCCGCAGCAGATCGATGTCCCTCATGATTCACGCATCCGGTCCCTGATTTTGCTAGCCCCGGCGTCCGTTTGGTTCCATAATGAGGGAGCATTAAATAACGTTCGGCTCCCCATTCTCATGTTGGATGCCGAGCGAGACCCTTACGCACTTCCTTTTCACGCGCAGATCATCATGAATGGTGTTGCTGAACCGCAAATGATTCGCTATCGGACGGTGGAGAATGCCGGACATTATTCCTTCCTGACTCCTTTCCCAGCTGAGATGATTTCACCAGCCTTCCTCCCCTCGCAAGACCCGCCCGGCTTTGATCGCGTGCAATTTCACGAAACGCTGAAGGCTGAAGTAGTAGATTTTCTGTTGACTTAACATTAGGAACAATCACTTTCCGTCGAAATCAAATGTTAACTGAGAGTTCGATTAACTAATCGTTACGCTAACTGGGGAATGTTAGTTCAATATCAGGCTGAAACAGCAGCGGCAGTCTAAGACTTTATATTCACGTCTTAGTCCGCCGCTGCTTACTTTATTGGAACAGTATAAAACTTATTTTACGAAGGCTGCCAAATTAATAATTGAAAAACCACATTAGATCAACAACTCTAGTCTAGAACTTCATTTTCAACGAACACGTAACACCTTATTCAGCGGTTGCTCCCTTTTGTTCAACGAACTTTCTGAATATCACGTTATCTGAAAGCAAGACCTAAACCATAGAGGAGCGATTAATTATATGAACCGCCTAGTAATTATGACAGTTGGAATAACGCATAGTGGAAAAACTACCTTTGCTAAAGAATTGACCTAATACACTAAAATTCTCTATTACCAATGCGATTGTTGAATATGCTGTAGTGCAAAGTAATTTTCATATCATCTTAAGAAATTGTAATTTAAATAAATCAGGACGAACAAATGTACTCAGATATTTTCATGAAAAGGGATTTAGAAGTATTATTGTTTACTTTAATTTATCTATTGAAATACTGAGAGCACGAGTTGAACAAACACAAAGAAGTAAAACTATTTTCAGAAGTGCATCGAGCTTTTTAGAAGTAGAATCGTGCGTTAACTCCTAAAATCAATATAACTGTTTATTACTTATTGAAATAACAAATTAAATGATAATATTACTAATATTGAATCTATTCGCAAGTAATGAAAAAGGGTGATTAGTGAAATGAGCGAAATCGAAATCCGTAAATTTACAAAAGTCGATTTACAGAAAATGGGTAAGTTATACCAAGCTGTTACGTCTAGAGATAACGCGGTTTTTTGGTGGGTTGGAGAAGAAGATAACTGGCCAAATGTATTCATAGCGGTTGAGGAAGAACAAATTATAGCTAAGGGGCAAGTTAGTATTGTTTGCACTATACCACTAGGAAGCCCAAAAGAACACAAGCACTATATTTATTTCAATTTAAAGACGCTTCCGGAAAGAGAAGCAGACTACCACCTCTATGATCTCCTATATGAGCGTTTGTTAAATAGAGCATATGAGTTGAAAGAAACATTACCGAATGCCTACCGAACGATGATGGGCATAGGTAACCAATCCACTGAAAAGCAAAACAACAACTATTTCAAAACAAAAGGTTTCGTATATAGGAAGAGTTTGTATACGATGCGTAGAAATTTATCCGAGACGATTGAACACCCAGTTCTTACTGCTCCCTATCAATGCATGCAACGGAACATGGCTACGGAGGACAGCGTAAATGAATACTTAAAAGTCGACATGGAGATTTGGCCGGAGGCCCCAATTGGGCACAAAAGGTTAATGGATAATCAGAAGAATTCTGCGTGGACTGCTTTTGTTGTTAGAGAGGATGCCACCTTAATAGGAAGTGTTATGGCTTGGATGGATGAAGATGAAGATGGAATCATTGAAGATGTATTTGTCAGAGAGCCGTGGCGAAAACAAGGTATAGCAAAACATTTGCTGTCTCAGGCGCTTTCATATCTCAAGGAAAATGGTAGTACGTTTGCCGAACTGCAAGTAGAAACAGCAAATAGATCTGCTCTGTCCTTATATAACTCTGTTAGCTTTAAAGAAGTCTCAGAAGAAGTACGTTATGAGCGAGAACTTTAAGTTGTTTAACTAACGGAAACAATAGCGAAATAATCAGGGAGCAACTCGCCACGCCGCAGTTGCTCCCTGGTTTCATTTAAGTAACGGGATTTATATTTTTGTTTTTAGGAAGTGTTCTACCTGACCATTGGATAATGAAACTGAAATGATGCCTTTAGCGATATCATGATGATTAATCTCCAAAAAAAGTGTGGATTGGTCAGCTAATTTAAACATTTTGTGTACAGCATCTATGCATGCTTCCGGAACCTTATTAACTGCTTTATAAACATCCTCAACTTTATTGCAAATGGATTCTCCAAACAGATGAAGCGTTGTTCTTTCGTTACAATAAACCCTGATTTCAAAACAATGGTCGATTAGACCAGGGAACCAATCAATAAATTTGCGGCTAAAGTCGGCCATATCGAGTCTTTCGGTATGTATTTTAATTGGACTAACCAAGTTACCAGCTTGGATTTCAATTTTTTCATCACAAATCAATATCTTAAAATTCGCCATAAATAACCCGCCTTACGCATTTATTTATCTATTAGATTACTCCATCCCAGGCTATCGGGGAATAAGAACATTATCTCTTACAGATCGATTGTAGGAAAGTCATTACCTTAACGATTCCTCATAGAGGGAGATTAGCGTAGGTGCAGGATAATGTAATAAAGCGAAAGAAAGTTTTCCTAGTGCTTAGATTAAGATAAGGCTCCTTTAAAAGCACTACATGCTACCCGTGTATGTTCTTTAATTAATATTTGGAAATGGAATATAATAGAGGAGGGTCCTATCCCAAGCGAAGGCGCGGGAGCTTCCTATTTTTATTGAACTACCGGGCAGTATAGCGCCGATATAGGTTAAACTGGTAAGGGAGTTTTTATTAAAAACCTATAACGCATTTTGAAGGCACGATTTAAAATGTGGAAATTGTGATATCAAGCCTTTGAGAAAATTATCTCGTTTTACAGAAAAAGAGGAAACAAATTCCTTAGTTAGGTGTGGTGAAATAGCTTTGGAAAACAATAAGATTAAAATACTTGGAGAGTTTTTAAAATCCCGTCGTGAACGGATTAAACCGGATCATATCGAGATTGCTAGTCGTTACGGAAGAAGAAGAACGCCGGGTTTGCGCAGAGAAGAGGTTGCCCAGCTTGCGGGTGTGAGTATCACCTGGTATACCTGGCTGGAACAGGGCAGAGTTGGTTCTGTTTCAAGGGAAGTCCTAGAGAGCGTCGCCCGAGCATTGCAATTAACTTCTGATGAACAGGCTCATTTGCTTCGATTGGCTGATTACGGAGGGGAGAGGAATGCTAGTCCGAGTACCGGGAAAGCATACCCCGAACTTCAGAACATTATCGACCAAGTGAACTACCCAGCCATTATAGCAAATCATCGAACGGAGGTGCTGGCTTACAATCGGATGGCAACCGAAATTATTACGGATTTCCATGCCATTCCCGCTGATGAACGCGTAATGACGCAATTAATATTTACAGAACCAAATCTGCGTAAGCAGTTGGTAAACTGGAATGCATTTGCAAATTATACCATGGGTGTATTTCGGATTTATTATGACCAAAAGGCCGGCGATCACTGGTTTGAGTCTTTCGTCAAGCAAATGTGCCTCGAATGCGGGGAATTTAAGAGGTTATGGCAATTGCACAATATTCAAGAAAAGAAAGCTATCCTTTACACGTTTGATCATTGTGTTGCTGGGCGATTGTTTTTTCAATTGAATACTTTTTCTAATATTAACGGCGATGAAGACCTTCATTGCTGTATATTTACTCCTATCGCAAGTACCGGTACGGAGGAAAAATTAGCGGAATTGCGACAATTATCCTATTAGTCGGGATACCTGTATAAAGGCAAACTGGTTGACTCCTTGAATGTGAAATATAATGAGCTCATTCCCAATCTAGGAGGTCATTTAAAATGAAAGCCATTGTAATCGATCAACCAGGAGGACCGGCAAGCTTAAAATGGTGCGAAAAGAGGGATCTGCAGCCGACCCCAGGCAGGCTTACCATTGATGTTGCATATGCCGGAGTTGGTTATTTTGAAGTGCTGATGAGCCGTGGTGAATTTATGTCCGATTTTCCGTTGCCGCTTACTCCTGGTTTAGAAGTGTCAGGACACGTACGTGCCATTGGGGAAGGCGTAGAGGGATTCTACGTCGGTCAACCCGTAGCCTCTATGACGCTGCTTGATTTTAACGGGTTTGCATCTGTCGCGAACGTTCGGCCAGATTTGACGGTTCCGTTGGATCAATTAGGGGCAGATCTTGACTTGGCGACAGCGGCAGCTTCTATTGTAAATCTGACGACGGCTTACCTGGCCATTAAAGATGTGTATAGAATGAGAACAGGCGACAACGTACTTATTCATGCAGCCGTAGGCGGTTTGGGCAGCTTTCTTGGACAAGTTGCTAAACGTTTGGGAGCAGGCAAAGTATTGGGGACTGTTGGAAGCCAAGAGAAGGCTAAGCTTGCCGCTTCCTTCGGATATGACGAATTATTTGTCCGATCTGATTTTGTTGAGCAGACTCTGAAGGCTACAGGACAAAAAGGCGTTCATGCTGTCTTTGACCCGGTCGGGGGAAGCATGCGTAAACAAAGCTTAGAGGTGCTTCGCCCGTTAGGCCATTTGATTGTTGTTGGAAACGCCAGCGGTGATCAGGATGTCTCGCATTCTTTTAACCAAATATGGTTTTCCAACAAGCAGTCCGCTGGTTTTACATTAGGCGGATACGCTGAAAGCAATCCTGCAGAGACCGGGAAAGCGGCACGGGAAGCGTTAGGCATGCTGGCAAGAAAAGAAATCCGTGCTGAGATTCACGGCGTGTATCCTCTGGAAAAGGCCGCAGAAGCTCTTGCACTTTTAGAACAAAAAAACACTGTCGGCAAACTGGTTTTGCAAGTATAGACACGTAGAAAAAGAAAACCATTCCCATCAGCAACTTAAAAAACTCTGTGGAATGGTATGGAGAATATTTCGGTTTTAACCTAACGGGTAACTATAGTTCAATACGTTTGAGGTGAGGTAAATGCTGGAGGCAATCTAAGCTAACGTTAGTACAAGGTTACCGTTAAATAGTTGTTACATAATTGAAATCTTATTTTCATGTAGCATTAATCATTCAAGACTATAGTAAAGATCGACCCCCTTTAAAATATAAACTTAGGCCCTCAGCCCGTTGCTGTGGGCCTCTTTTTTGTCACCGAACGAACGGACAGGTTAACTAATGTTTGATTTCCGACTGGGTTAGATCGGTGATTTTATCAATTGAATTAATTTGTATAACCTTGATATTCCACACATTTGAGAATCGATCCTCTTATCTAGGTAAGTCCGGATATTCTCGGCCAGCTTCATGATACTTTGGAGATCCACATGTTCGGTGGCGGCAATCGACTGCTTATATTTCACGGTTTCCTCTGAATAAACGGAGTTTTGCAGCACTTGGAGCAACCACATTTTTTGCAGATGACCTCCATCGTAATAACGATAATGGTTTTCAGGATCTCGGTCTGCTGCTACATAACCTGCTTTTTCCCAATAACGGATCGTTGATTTAGGTATTTTCGTCAACTCGGATACTTCATTGATGGTAAAGCGCTCTTTGGCATATGGAGATATATTTTCATTCGCTTGTAGCCGGATATCTTCGATCAACTTCTCCAATCTCTCTTTATCGTCGTATAAAACGACTTCCTTTTCCCTGATGGCCCACAAAGCGTTATGTATCTTGTCCCGCTGAAGATAATGAAGCACCTCAGTTGTCACTTCCATCCCGAATGCCGGGGCCAAGGCTTGAATACAGGCCAAGTAAGTTGCATGCAGGTCCGAATAAAACCGATAGCCGTTCGCTGATCTTTCCGCAGGAGGGATGAGGCCATTGGCTTCATAGTTACGTAAGGTGCTGGGGCTAATCATGAATGTTGCTGCCATTTTTTTTGGACGCATTTTCAAATTGCGATCTCCCCTAAAAAATCAGAATTAAAGTTACTTGTAAGGTTTTCTGGAAATTCATAAGATTCTCCTTCTTATTATTCGATAAACCTTTCAATTTGCTTGTATGTTGTACAATTTATTTGCAATGATGAAAAGGAGGAGAAAGTGTATGAATAAACAGTTCCCGAATTTCCACCAAGACATGACAATAAAAGAAATGGGTGAAGCGGCCAATCGTTATATTGAGTCCGAATGGAAGCCCTTGTACGAAGTGATGCATAAGGACTTGACGGCAGCTTTTCCGGAAATAGAAGATGCGGCTTACGGCCTTTATTTGGACGGTCTGATGCCGGTCATATTCGAACAACTGGAAAGTGCCGGTTATAGTGCGATGGAGAAGCTTGAGGAGAACGATTTCGTCATCGGAAAGTGCTTGATTTTCAGAAACTCCCTTGAGAAATGGGGCACGGAAGATAACAGATCGAGAATATTTTGGAACGTGGTCCGTGACAGGCAAGGCAATCCGTTAGGTACTTTGCTTACGGAAATTCCTCACTCCCATCTGAAATTCGACATTCCTTCGGCACCAGTCGTTTATTCACTACCTGAGATTCTCAAGGATAAGATCGTGCAAAGGGTTAGGGAAATTAAAGAATCCGAGCTAAAAACGGGAGAATAGAGCAGTCAATGAAATAATGAACTTATTTCAAACGATACCAACACGGAATCCTCTTCATCAACTCGTTTAAAACAATGACGGCAGGCGTTCGTCGTTCGTCCCTACTTCATTACGCTAACGGGTAACGATAATTCATGGGCTTGCTTCGCGGCAGGTCCTCTTTGTTATTCAAGTAACGGGCAGGATTGCATGGAAATATCTTGAATTATACAGAGGTACTCATCACTTTTGAGGTGACCGTCATGTCAATCGGGCAGGCTAGTTCCAATAGAAAGTTGGAGTTGTTGTTAGGATGCTGGTTAATGGAGGTGCGGATTTTGCAAAGCGTTATTCTAATAGGTGAACGACTTTCGCTCTCGAAACTACAGGAGGCATTTTCCGAGAGCCCATTTAAAATCGTAACGGTGTATAATGGTGAGCGGCTTTCGGGTGTGTGCTCCTATGGACACATTTACCTGGATGATATGACTTCGTATGTGCCAATTGAATATGAACCAGAGAAACTCAAGTTTATTCATGATTCTATTCAGTCACCACAGTTTATTTCATTGTGTTACTCTTCTAAACCCGTATGTATCAAAGCCCTCCAGACGATTAGTACGAAGATACATAATCTGTTGTTAGACGATGACATGGGGGAAATTGTATCTTTAACCGACAGCATGAAGTAAATCAGCGATATAAATTCTTCACCTAACTGCAAATGATAGGCTTTAGACTAACAAGAGATGAGGATGCCTATGGGCTTAGAAGTATTCTTAAAGGAATTTCACAGTGAACATTGGCTCAAGTTTGTAGAAACCTGCAACGAAACCTTTGATGCAAATGATATCGAATTTATTGATATCAGTGTCCCGCGAGATATTGCTACTGTATTGTATAGGGGACTAAAGAATCATGCTAATAATGGGCTGTTAAAACCAGTGCCAGCTTTAAATTTTGAGAGGCCAGTTGATCTATTAAAAAGCGACGATGGCAAAAAAATACTCAAAGTTGCACTTATGCGAATGCCTGACTAATATGAGATAAGAACTGAATTAAGTCTATTTAGATTTGAACTGATGTGAAAAGCGACTCTTTATTGCGCTAACGGGAGACGATAGTTAAATCACAACATGACGGCAGCTGGTTTATGATCGGCTGCCGTTTTCAATTGAAGTAAACGGGCAGAAAAGTTTAATATAAGTAGTTCAAGGAAGTGATTCAATGGATAGTGAAGAAAAAGATAAATACGATTTAGTCAGGGCATTCCCGCGTGATCTAAACAAAGACGTACGGCAAGTGTTGGACATTATCCCCCAGGAATCACATCTTACTTTTTCTTATTTTGAGGAACTGAGACTATCTGAGGAAACTCTATATATTCCATCTCGAATTTATTATGATGAACCTAGCCAGTCACAAATATCGTCTCTGACGGATAATCAACAAACCATACTTTATACCCTGTACACACGCCACCACAACGGCTATGTACGGGAAAAGAATGTAATGAATGCAATCGCCAAGGCAACGGAGTGTTCTTGGATAACAGCTTATCTGATGCTCATAATCGGTGAATATGTAGAGGAGATCTTACAGGTTATCCATCAAAATCGTTCACTGCTAAACGCAGACTTCATAAAAACTTTCGTACGTGAAAATCCCAAACTTTATCGAACAATTCAGAGTCGAGTGGTGAGTTATTGGAATTGTTATTATCGATGGAAGTATCCTAAACCTGAACAATATGTCGGGTTTCAAGTCCTGGCACATTTGAACCGTTTATTACGCTAACGCAGAACGATAGCTAAATGAAAATACCGAGATTTTGAATATACTGCCATTGTTTTCGGAACACATCAAGAATCAGGCAGAATGCAGCTTGTTGACGAGTCAACCCATTGAACAGCTGCCTCAGTTAACCAGTCAGCTCGATCCGCAGGCGCTGGAGCCATTCATGCCATGGTTAGCCTCGTTGCCAGCACATTGCCGGCTAAAGTCTTAAATAGAATATATTTCGTCTCTCCCATCACTAGGTGGGGGGCTGTTTGACTTTTACATTCAATTAAACATAAGGTTATTTGTAAAATAAAAAGCACCTTTGCAGGTGCTTTAGTGAATTAATTACTATCGTACTCGTTAACTTCGAATGTCAGGATTTTATCGAACAAAATGTAATCTTTGCGAGCTTTAAACGGACCTTTGTTGTTATTATGCTTGTCGATTGCGTATGTAATTGAACCTGTTCCTGTCGCTCTAGCATTATACCAATTGATAAACACATCCACTTCTGTCTTTGACAGATCGTATTCTTTTTCAACTCCATTTAAGAGCGTGATAACTAGAATTGCTCTACCTGATTGTGCTGGTGCTTGTGGTGTCGCTGAAGTTTCATTTGAATTTCCACTCTCGCCACTTGAATTAACTGCAGTTATAACGTAATAATATGTTGTCCCATTAGTTACACTT
Above is a genomic segment from Paenibacillus sp. HWE-109 containing:
- a CDS encoding alpha/beta hydrolase family protein, whose protein sequence is MNKIEDIVEGYAGCCEVQITDNALKVTVPMIVMYPTDAPEQTDRLGRYSLEVARDAAPLEGKFRLVLISHGTGGSPLVYRSLARHLARSGFIVGLLEHPFNNRNDNSLEGTVQNLTYRPRHLRMAADWFFEDERFKELLQPGGHSVIGHSMGGYTALAAAGGIPTSFPNESPDGKPQQIDVPHDSRIRSLILLAPASVWFHNEGALNNVRLPILMLDAERDPYALPFHAQIIMNGVAEPQMIRYRTVENAGHYSFLTPFPAEMISPAFLPSQDPPGFDRVQFHETLKAEVVDFLLT
- a CDS encoding GNAT family N-acetyltransferase codes for the protein MSEIEIRKFTKVDLQKMGKLYQAVTSRDNAVFWWVGEEDNWPNVFIAVEEEQIIAKGQVSIVCTIPLGSPKEHKHYIYFNLKTLPEREADYHLYDLLYERLLNRAYELKETLPNAYRTMMGIGNQSTEKQNNNYFKTKGFVYRKSLYTMRRNLSETIEHPVLTAPYQCMQRNMATEDSVNEYLKVDMEIWPEAPIGHKRLMDNQKNSAWTAFVVREDATLIGSVMAWMDEDEDGIIEDVFVREPWRKQGIAKHLLSQALSYLKENGSTFAELQVETANRSALSLYNSVSFKEVSEEVRYEREL
- a CDS encoding helix-turn-helix transcriptional regulator, which translates into the protein MRKLSRFTEKEETNSLVRCGEIALENNKIKILGEFLKSRRERIKPDHIEIASRYGRRRTPGLRREEVAQLAGVSITWYTWLEQGRVGSVSREVLESVARALQLTSDEQAHLLRLADYGGERNASPSTGKAYPELQNIIDQVNYPAIIANHRTEVLAYNRMATEIITDFHAIPADERVMTQLIFTEPNLRKQLVNWNAFANYTMGVFRIYYDQKAGDHWFESFVKQMCLECGEFKRLWQLHNIQEKKAILYTFDHCVAGRLFFQLNTFSNINGDEDLHCCIFTPIASTGTEEKLAELRQLSY
- a CDS encoding quinone oxidoreductase family protein, which gives rise to MKAIVIDQPGGPASLKWCEKRDLQPTPGRLTIDVAYAGVGYFEVLMSRGEFMSDFPLPLTPGLEVSGHVRAIGEGVEGFYVGQPVASMTLLDFNGFASVANVRPDLTVPLDQLGADLDLATAAASIVNLTTAYLAIKDVYRMRTGDNVLIHAAVGGLGSFLGQVAKRLGAGKVLGTVGSQEKAKLAASFGYDELFVRSDFVEQTLKATGQKGVHAVFDPVGGSMRKQSLEVLRPLGHLIVVGNASGDQDVSHSFNQIWFSNKQSAGFTLGGYAESNPAETGKAAREALGMLARKEIRAEIHGVYPLEKAAEALALLEQKNTVGKLVLQV
- a CDS encoding MerR family DNA-binding transcriptional regulator, producing the protein MRPKKMAATFMISPSTLRNYEANGLIPPAERSANGYRFYSDLHATYLACIQALAPAFGMEVTTEVLHYLQRDKIHNALWAIREKEVVLYDDKERLEKLIEDIRLQANENISPYAKERFTINEVSELTKIPKSTIRYWEKAGYVAADRDPENHYRYYDGGHLQKMWLLQVLQNSVYSEETVKYKQSIAATEHVDLQSIMKLAENIRTYLDKRIDSQMCGISRLYKLIQLIKSPI
- a CDS encoding DUF6022 family protein; protein product: MNKQFPNFHQDMTIKEMGEAANRYIESEWKPLYEVMHKDLTAAFPEIEDAAYGLYLDGLMPVIFEQLESAGYSAMEKLEENDFVIGKCLIFRNSLEKWGTEDNRSRIFWNVVRDRQGNPLGTLLTEIPHSHLKFDIPSAPVVYSLPEILKDKIVQRVREIKESELKTGE